In Quercus lobata isolate SW786 unplaced genomic scaffold, ValleyOak3.0 Primary Assembly Scq3eQI_73, whole genome shotgun sequence, a single window of DNA contains:
- the LOC115972767 gene encoding uncharacterized protein LOC115972767, whose product MLLWRIGVNVLPTKENLLNRLHVSDAYCMFCKDSIESSSHLFFNCPASRSFWFAVCWGIKTEDLAISLPEDIIKVCLNPPNFPCEDIEKGQVLLRMVFTIEEIWMARNRALHQNCRWDVASSIGMVLTKCSEFSTILTPRTEHVTPSPIQAWSPPPEGCIKINIDAATSATQAAIAVVARDYRGVPLKVWARLIKNTNPLQAETEALLWAAKLAKVERWTKVLFEGDAKICFDAINSLNQSYPWCIRTQLLNTVTLSDCFLSCSFVWVSRNCNGVAHQVANFSLRSKLAFVFLLDNLPPALLAVCKADYPF is encoded by the coding sequence ATGTTGCTTTGGAGGATTGGGGTAAATGTTCTtcccacaaaagaaaatttacttAACCGCCTCCACGTAAGTGATGCATACTGCATGTTCTGCAAGGATAGCATTGAATCATCAAgccaccttttcttcaactgcCCTGCTTCTAGATCATTTTGGTTCGCTGTGTGTTGGGGTATTAAAACAGAGGATCTAGCTATTTCCCTCCCTGAGGATATCATCAAGGTCTGTCTGAACCCCCCAAATTTCCCTTGCGAAGATATTGAAAAAGGGCAGGTACTTCTACGGATGGTGTTTACAATTGAAGAAATTTGGATGGCTAGGAACCGGGCACTTCATCAAAATTGCAGATGGGATGTTGCTTCATCTATTGGGATGGTCCTGACCAAATGCTCTGAGTTTTCCACAATTCTAACTCCCCGCACAGAGCATGTTACTCCTTCTCCAATCCAAGCGTGGTCACCTCCACCGGAGGGTTGTATAAAGATCAACATAGATGCTGCCACATCTGCTACGCAAGCTGCCATTGCCGTGGTAGCCCGTGATTACCGTGGAGTTCCTCTCAAAGTTTGGGCAAGGCTGATTAAGAACACAAATCCTCTCCAAGCTGAGACTGAAGCATTGCTATGGGCTGCCAAACTTGCCAAAGTGGAAAGATGGACCAAGGTTTTATTTGAAGGGGATGCTAAGATTTGTTTTGATGCCATCAACTCACTGAATCAATCTTATCCCTGGTGCATTCGGACCCAGCTTCTCAATACTGTTACTTTGTctgattgttttctttcttgttcttttgtttGGGTTAGTAGGAACTGTAATGGTGTTGCACACCAAGTAGCTAATTTTTCTTTGCGTTCCAAGCttgcttttgtgtttttgcTTGATAATCTGCCCCCTGCCTTGTTGGCTGTTTGTAAGGCAGATTATCCTTTTTGA